A stretch of the Mycobacteriales bacterium genome encodes the following:
- a CDS encoding DUF885 domain-containing protein: MPQSHDLTTLLDQFIAEEFEDRPVMASAAGAAGYDDRLGDFSASARERRASRDREWHATFTGVPDDGLDADARIDRDLAIATLRGRVLLDERPDWRRDPATYLEPCLRGPHVLFLHRLHPEAELVAAAVARLRQVPDVLEAGMANLDPELTPRLLVDRAIGQARSAVRYARDYLPAEAEDPRLRTALTAAAAEAALAFERFAEWLEGLGERAGGDWRLGEPLYSALLAERELLDLDANSLHRRGQAAYDELDIEMRKVAENMPGGGPDWLAVMKELNQEHAPTLEAMRQAYETTTGQARDFLRERKLVPFAEGEECAVVPAPVFQRPVLAVASYAGPPPLTDRRLGHFFVPFTADDASEEQVQQRLQTNSSASIPTISVHEAYPGHHWHRTWSAGGARPIRKLLGTPYFGEGWALYAERMMYQEGFFTDPRHVLAHLDARIFRAARIVVDTALHAGDMSVEEAVDTMATKASLSRDTAEVEIRRYCAWPTQAASYLTGALEIEAIRERWRAANPAAPLADFHAAIAGSGNLPLGLAGRAVLGDA, encoded by the coding sequence ATGCCGCAGAGTCACGATCTCACCACCCTGCTGGACCAGTTCATCGCCGAGGAGTTCGAGGACCGGCCGGTCATGGCGTCGGCGGCCGGTGCCGCGGGCTACGACGACCGGCTCGGCGACTTTTCCGCCTCGGCCCGCGAACGCCGCGCGTCCCGCGACCGGGAGTGGCACGCCACCTTCACCGGCGTGCCGGACGACGGGCTGGACGCCGACGCGCGGATCGACCGCGACCTCGCGATCGCGACGTTGCGCGGCCGGGTGCTGCTCGACGAACGACCGGACTGGCGGCGTGATCCCGCGACCTACCTCGAGCCGTGCCTGCGCGGCCCGCACGTGCTCTTCCTGCACCGGCTGCACCCGGAGGCCGAACTGGTCGCCGCCGCGGTTGCGCGGCTGCGGCAGGTCCCCGACGTCCTCGAAGCGGGCATGGCCAACCTGGACCCGGAGCTCACTCCCCGGCTGCTCGTCGACCGGGCCATCGGGCAGGCCCGGTCGGCCGTCCGCTACGCCCGCGATTACCTGCCGGCCGAGGCCGAGGACCCGCGGCTGCGGACCGCCCTCACGGCCGCCGCGGCCGAGGCGGCACTCGCCTTCGAGCGGTTCGCGGAGTGGCTGGAGGGGCTCGGCGAACGCGCGGGCGGCGACTGGCGGCTCGGCGAGCCGCTGTATTCCGCCCTCCTCGCCGAGCGGGAGCTGCTCGACCTGGACGCGAACTCCCTGCATCGGCGCGGGCAGGCGGCGTACGACGAGCTGGACATCGAGATGCGGAAGGTCGCCGAGAACATGCCGGGCGGCGGACCGGACTGGCTCGCCGTGATGAAGGAGCTCAACCAGGAACACGCGCCGACCCTCGAGGCCATGCGCCAGGCGTACGAGACGACGACCGGGCAGGCCCGCGACTTCCTGCGCGAGCGGAAGCTGGTGCCGTTCGCCGAGGGCGAGGAGTGCGCGGTCGTGCCCGCCCCGGTGTTCCAGCGGCCGGTGCTGGCGGTGGCGTCGTACGCCGGTCCGCCGCCGCTGACCGACCGGCGGCTGGGGCACTTCTTCGTCCCGTTCACCGCCGACGACGCGAGCGAGGAGCAGGTGCAGCAGCGGCTGCAGACCAACTCCAGCGCGTCGATCCCGACCATCTCCGTGCACGAGGCCTACCCCGGACACCACTGGCACCGCACCTGGTCGGCCGGCGGGGCGCGACCGATCCGCAAGCTGCTGGGCACGCCCTACTTCGGCGAGGGATGGGCGCTCTATGCCGAGCGGATGATGTATCAGGAGGGCTTCTTCACCGACCCGCGGCACGTGCTCGCCCACCTCGACGCCCGGATCTTCCGGGCCGCCCGGATCGTCGTCGACACCGCCCTGCACGCCGGCGACATGAGCGTCGAGGAGGCGGTCGACACGATGGCGACCAAGGCCTCGCTGTCCCGGGACACCGCCGAGGTCGAGATCCGGCGCTACTGCGCCTGGCCGACCCAGGCGGCGTCGTACCTCACCGGGGCCCTCGAGATCGAAGCGATCCGGGAACGTTGGCGGGCTGCCAATCCGGCAGCCCCGTTGGCCGATTTCCACGCGGCGATCGCCGGGAGTGGCAACCTGCCGCTGGGGCTCGCGGGCCGCGCGGTCCTCGGCGACGCCTGA
- a CDS encoding COX15/CtaA family protein — MTDGLLTAYRRIRDTPTSPRLMRGLAVAAIVANAGIAITGGAVRLSESGLGCPTWPQCTNGSLLPTAANPTGAVHQGIEFGNRLLTFLVFATALACVVAAWRLRPRRRDVRAIALLLPLGVVAQAVLGGITVLEKLNPLTVAPHFLLSMVLTYVAVWLHARTAEGDDPPALLVRREIQLGIRLLVVVLMATLVAGTLVTATGPHAGDIHTRRLGWDPTMITQFHADLVFLYVGLVIALILGLRATRAPRRTQRRAIVLFGVVVLQAVVGYVQYFTHVPAVLVGVHIAGATLATIATARLFFSTRERGPAPDAPALLGAEDRETLIGL, encoded by the coding sequence GTGACGGACGGCCTGCTGACGGCGTACCGCCGGATTCGTGACACGCCGACGAGCCCGCGGCTGATGCGGGGTCTCGCGGTGGCGGCCATCGTGGCCAACGCCGGCATCGCGATCACCGGAGGTGCGGTCCGGCTCTCGGAGTCCGGGCTCGGCTGCCCCACCTGGCCGCAGTGCACCAACGGCAGCCTGCTGCCGACCGCCGCGAACCCGACCGGGGCGGTGCACCAGGGGATCGAGTTCGGCAACCGGTTGCTCACCTTCCTGGTCTTCGCCACGGCGCTCGCCTGCGTCGTCGCCGCCTGGCGGCTGCGCCCGCGCCGGCGGGACGTGCGCGCGATCGCGCTGCTCCTCCCCCTCGGCGTCGTCGCCCAGGCCGTGCTCGGCGGCATCACGGTGCTCGAGAAGCTCAACCCGCTCACCGTCGCCCCGCACTTCCTGCTGTCGATGGTGCTGACCTACGTCGCGGTGTGGCTGCACGCCCGCACGGCGGAGGGCGACGACCCGCCCGCTCTGCTCGTCCGACGCGAGATCCAACTCGGCATCCGGCTCCTCGTCGTCGTACTCATGGCCACGCTGGTCGCCGGCACGCTGGTGACCGCGACCGGGCCGCACGCCGGCGACATCCACACCCGGCGGCTCGGGTGGGACCCGACGATGATCACCCAGTTCCACGCCGACCTCGTCTTCCTCTACGTCGGCCTCGTGATCGCGCTGATCCTCGGCCTGCGGGCCACCCGCGCGCCCCGGCGTACGCAGCGTCGCGCGATCGTCCTGTTCGGCGTGGTCGTGCTGCAGGCGGTCGTCGGCTACGTGCAGTACTTCACGCACGTGCCGGCCGTGCTGGTCGGCGTACACATCGCGGGTGCCACGTTGGCGACCATCGCGACGGCGCGACTGTTCTTCTCGACCCGTGAGCGCGGCCCCGCACCGGACGCGCCGGCGCTGCTCGGTGCCGAGGACCGGGAGACCTTGATCGGCCTCTGA
- a CDS encoding ABC transporter permease, translating into MTEDIAPLRPGTFIPRPGTAPLPRMLAAQTWMELKLILRNGEQLLLNLIIPLLLVLVLVLEPFVSVGGSRAGFFVPGVLALAIMSAAFTGQAIATAFERKYGILKRLGVTALPRSVLLLGKTSAVVCVEIVQIAVICLVGLAVGWQPHGSAGSVALLVVLGTAAFAGLGLLLAGTLRAEATLAAANVVWFVLLFLGDVIFPLSKFPHGLATWLGFLPTTALAHGLRAVLRDGRAVPLHDAATLAVWAVIALTAAAATFRWE; encoded by the coding sequence GTGACCGAGGACATCGCGCCCCTGCGGCCCGGCACCTTCATCCCGCGACCGGGCACCGCGCCGCTGCCGCGGATGCTGGCGGCCCAGACCTGGATGGAGCTCAAGCTCATCCTGCGCAACGGCGAGCAACTCCTGCTCAACCTCATCATTCCGTTGCTGCTCGTCCTGGTGCTCGTCCTGGAACCGTTCGTCAGCGTCGGCGGGAGCCGGGCCGGCTTCTTCGTCCCGGGCGTCCTGGCGCTGGCGATCATGTCGGCGGCGTTCACCGGACAGGCGATTGCGACCGCCTTCGAGCGCAAGTACGGGATCCTGAAACGCCTCGGGGTGACGGCCCTGCCCCGGTCGGTCCTGCTGCTGGGCAAGACATCCGCGGTCGTGTGCGTGGAGATCGTCCAGATCGCGGTGATCTGCCTGGTCGGGCTGGCGGTCGGCTGGCAGCCGCACGGGTCGGCCGGCTCGGTGGCGCTGCTCGTCGTCCTCGGTACGGCGGCCTTCGCCGGGCTCGGGCTGTTGTTGGCCGGCACGCTGCGGGCGGAGGCGACCCTTGCCGCGGCCAACGTGGTGTGGTTCGTGCTGCTCTTCCTCGGCGACGTGATCTTCCCGCTGTCGAAGTTTCCGCACGGGCTCGCCACGTGGCTCGGATTCCTGCCGACCACGGCGCTCGCCCACGGCCTGCGGGCCGTCCTCCGCGACGGTCGGGCGGTACCGCTGCACGATGCGGCGACCCTGGCGGTGTGGGCCGTGATCGCCCTGACCGCCGCCGCGGCGACGTTCCGCTGGGAGTGA
- a CDS encoding ABC transporter ATP-binding protein, with amino-acid sequence MGLSANRAVRSDVPALEVRGLVKRYGDLVAVAGLSLVAPRAGVLALLGPNGAGKTSTVETCEGFRRPDGGTVRVLGLDPIKDRASLRPRVGAMLQGGGAYMGARAGEMLRLLSSYAREPLDCVELLERLGLRGVERTPYRRLSGGQKQRLSLAMAIVARPELVFLDEPTAGLDPQARHATWDVVRALRADGVSVVLTTHYMEEAEQLADRVVVIDHGRSVADGSPAELTQGGAKGQLRFRAPGGLDLLDLGEILPDGFRVSEPTPGCYLVEGPVDPELLAVVTAWCARHDIMARDLQIEQRSLEDVFLDLTGRELRS; translated from the coding sequence GTGGGACTTTCCGCGAACCGGGCAGTACGATCCGATGTCCCCGCGCTGGAAGTCCGCGGACTCGTCAAGCGCTACGGCGATCTCGTCGCCGTCGCGGGGTTGTCGCTGGTCGCACCCCGCGCCGGTGTGCTGGCGCTGCTCGGCCCGAACGGCGCCGGCAAGACCTCGACCGTCGAGACGTGCGAAGGCTTCCGCCGGCCGGACGGCGGCACGGTACGGGTCCTGGGTCTCGACCCGATCAAGGACCGCGCGTCGCTGCGGCCCCGGGTGGGCGCCATGCTGCAGGGCGGCGGCGCCTATATGGGCGCCCGGGCCGGGGAGATGCTCCGGCTACTGTCGTCCTACGCGCGTGAGCCGCTGGACTGCGTCGAACTGCTGGAGCGGCTGGGTCTGCGCGGCGTCGAACGGACGCCGTACCGCCGGCTCTCCGGCGGGCAGAAGCAGCGGCTGTCGCTGGCGATGGCGATCGTCGCCCGACCCGAATTGGTCTTTCTCGACGAGCCGACGGCCGGGCTCGACCCGCAGGCGCGGCATGCGACCTGGGACGTCGTCCGGGCCCTTCGGGCGGACGGCGTCAGCGTCGTGCTGACCACTCATTACATGGAGGAGGCGGAGCAACTCGCCGACCGGGTGGTGGTGATCGACCACGGCCGGAGCGTGGCCGACGGATCGCCGGCGGAACTCACCCAGGGCGGCGCGAAGGGACAGCTGCGCTTCCGCGCGCCCGGCGGCCTCGACCTGCTCGACCTGGGCGAAATCCTGCCGGACGGCTTCCGGGTCAGCGAGCCGACGCCCGGGTGCTACCTGGTCGAGGGCCCGGTCGACCCCGAGTTGTTGGCTGTGGTCACGGCCTGGTGCGCCCGCCACGACATCATGGCCCGCGACCTGCAGATCGAGCAGCGGTCGCTGGAGGACGTTTTCCTCGATCTCACCGGGCGGGAGCTGCGGTCGTGA
- a CDS encoding ABC transporter substrate-binding protein has product MADLPHLHRTRRQFLADAAILGAGATLGGGLLSACTGAEGGASGKRAQTLFIAGFQWGPPTNFNPLSPTAAWPAGENTEQYIYETLFGFDLLDGSLKPALAKSLQFQNKTTAIVTLQNGVHWQDGKPLTADDVVYTFELAKRHKEISYATFWDYVTSISAVNSSTVKVVLNSSRLNPGMVKGSLAGTYILPSHVWMGVEKKNSQITQFTNMKPMGSGPYKLDNSSATQVAMSRVDSYWGKSAHGSLPHPRYIVHPIFKGNDDGDLAFQHGDIDVSQQFTPQIWQMWQNKHLPVRTWYDKSPYHVPGSIPMLVVNTTKKGLDNVKVRLALAHAINYAQIANTAMSRYSKPANSSLVLPTGAEAEYFNAANVKANGWSYDPHKAVQILEQELHCKKGSDGIYRLPDGTRLGPWTAQTPTGWSDWQTGLQVVASSAKAVGIDIQTQFPQAPQVTQAVQNGNFDLACWGVSGVSPATPWQRFRDVLDSRGVPKPGQSAFYNYGRFHDSRVTPLLEKVATVSGAEAKDLYTELDKIFMQNAPMIPLMYRPLEFFEYNASTWTGWPNAEHPTAPPQFSGAGSMWLYQIKPKSA; this is encoded by the coding sequence ATGGCCGACCTGCCACATCTGCACCGGACCCGCAGACAGTTTCTTGCCGATGCCGCGATTCTGGGTGCTGGAGCCACATTGGGCGGGGGCCTACTGAGCGCGTGTACGGGCGCTGAGGGAGGTGCATCGGGCAAGCGTGCACAGACGTTGTTCATCGCCGGCTTCCAATGGGGACCGCCGACCAACTTCAATCCGCTGAGCCCGACCGCGGCCTGGCCGGCCGGGGAGAACACTGAGCAGTACATCTACGAGACGCTTTTCGGCTTCGACCTGCTCGACGGCAGCCTGAAGCCGGCGCTGGCCAAGTCGCTGCAGTTCCAGAACAAGACGACTGCCATCGTGACGCTGCAGAACGGCGTGCACTGGCAGGACGGCAAACCGCTGACCGCCGACGACGTCGTCTACACGTTTGAGCTCGCGAAGCGTCACAAGGAAATCTCCTACGCGACCTTCTGGGACTACGTCACCTCGATCTCAGCGGTGAATTCCTCGACGGTGAAGGTTGTCCTCAACTCGAGCCGGCTGAATCCCGGAATGGTGAAGGGCTCGCTGGCTGGGACCTACATCCTGCCGTCCCATGTGTGGATGGGCGTGGAGAAGAAGAATTCTCAGATCACCCAATTCACCAACATGAAGCCGATGGGCTCAGGTCCCTACAAGCTCGACAACAGCAGCGCGACCCAGGTCGCGATGTCGCGGGTCGACAGCTACTGGGGGAAGTCCGCGCACGGCAGCCTGCCGCACCCGCGTTACATCGTGCACCCCATCTTCAAGGGCAACGACGACGGCGACCTCGCCTTCCAGCACGGCGACATCGACGTCTCGCAGCAGTTCACGCCGCAGATCTGGCAGATGTGGCAGAACAAGCACCTTCCGGTGCGCACGTGGTACGACAAGTCGCCGTACCACGTTCCCGGCAGCATCCCGATGCTCGTGGTCAACACGACGAAGAAGGGCCTGGACAACGTCAAGGTGCGGCTGGCGTTGGCGCACGCGATCAACTACGCGCAGATCGCCAACACCGCCATGTCGCGGTATTCCAAGCCGGCCAACTCCAGCCTGGTGCTGCCGACCGGCGCCGAAGCGGAGTACTTCAACGCCGCGAACGTCAAGGCCAACGGCTGGAGCTACGACCCGCACAAGGCGGTCCAGATCCTCGAGCAGGAATTGCACTGCAAGAAGGGCAGCGACGGAATCTACCGCCTGCCTGACGGGACGCGCCTCGGTCCGTGGACCGCGCAGACCCCGACCGGGTGGTCGGACTGGCAGACCGGACTGCAGGTGGTCGCCTCCAGCGCGAAGGCGGTGGGTATCGATATCCAGACTCAGTTCCCGCAGGCTCCGCAGGTCACCCAGGCCGTGCAGAACGGCAACTTCGACCTCGCCTGTTGGGGTGTGTCGGGAGTGAGCCCGGCGACACCGTGGCAGCGTTTCCGCGACGTCCTGGACTCCCGCGGCGTACCGAAGCCCGGCCAGTCGGCGTTCTACAACTACGGCCGGTTCCACGACTCGCGGGTCACGCCGCTGCTCGAGAAGGTCGCGACCGTTTCCGGCGCGGAGGCCAAGGACCTCTACACCGAGCTGGACAAGATCTTCATGCAGAACGCACCGATGATCCCGTTGATGTACCGCCCATTGGAGTTCTTCGAGTACAACGCCTCGACGTGGACCGGCTGGCCCAACGCGGAGCACCCCACCGCACCGCCGCAGTTCTCCGGCGCCGGGTCGATGTGGCTGTACCAGATCAAGCCCAAGTCCGCGTGA
- a CDS encoding ABC transporter permease, whose translation MTFRRYMFRKGWWYLGALVAAVFLNFWLPRMIPGNPVDAIVAGLGRGGVSGDQLKVIHEHYANAFGLDKPFWQQFGIYVWHLLHGDLGVSFAQYPAHVQSLIGQALPWTLGLQIPAILIGWLIGNVLGAIAAFKGGWFDRGAFLGSLFTSSMPYYCLAILLLYLLAVLLPVFPAGGGYAYGTTPALSGAFLSDAIQHYWLPFLSLVLVFIGGQAVGMRSMAIYELGSDYVNYGRGLGVSDRRIVRYIFRNAMLPQVTGLALSIGTLVGGALITEIVFSYPGIGTLLFNAISQNDYPVIQAITLIIVIAVLFANFLVEVAYGVIDPRIRAAQAGER comes from the coding sequence ATGACGTTCCGCCGGTACATGTTCCGAAAGGGCTGGTGGTACCTCGGCGCGCTCGTCGCCGCGGTATTCCTGAACTTCTGGCTGCCCCGGATGATCCCGGGAAATCCGGTCGACGCCATCGTCGCGGGTCTCGGTCGTGGCGGGGTCTCCGGTGACCAGCTCAAGGTGATCCACGAGCACTACGCCAATGCCTTCGGGCTGGACAAGCCCTTCTGGCAGCAGTTCGGCATCTACGTCTGGCACCTGTTGCACGGCGACCTCGGGGTCTCCTTCGCGCAGTACCCGGCGCACGTGCAGTCGCTCATCGGGCAGGCCCTGCCGTGGACGCTCGGGCTGCAGATCCCGGCCATCCTCATCGGGTGGCTGATCGGCAACGTGCTCGGCGCGATTGCGGCCTTCAAGGGCGGCTGGTTCGACCGTGGCGCATTCCTCGGGTCGCTGTTCACCTCGAGCATGCCCTACTACTGCCTGGCGATCCTGCTGCTCTATCTGCTCGCCGTGCTGCTTCCCGTCTTCCCGGCCGGCGGCGGATACGCCTACGGCACGACGCCGGCCCTCTCGGGTGCATTCTTGAGCGACGCGATCCAGCACTACTGGCTGCCGTTCCTGTCCCTCGTCCTCGTGTTCATCGGGGGACAAGCCGTGGGGATGCGGTCGATGGCGATCTACGAGCTCGGCTCCGACTACGTCAACTACGGCCGCGGGCTCGGCGTCTCCGACCGCCGGATCGTGCGCTACATCTTCCGCAATGCGATGCTCCCGCAGGTGACCGGCCTCGCGCTGTCGATCGGCACTCTGGTCGGCGGCGCCTTGATCACCGAGATCGTGTTCTCCTACCCGGGGATCGGCACGCTGCTGTTCAACGCAATCAGCCAGAACGACTATCCCGTCATCCAGGCGATCACGCTGATCATTGTCATCGCCGTACTCTTCGCGAACTTCCTCGTCGAAGTCGCTTACGGCGTCATCGATCCGCGGATCCGGGCGGCTCAAGCAGGGGAGCGATAG
- a CDS encoding ABC transporter permease, producing the protein MGLARLTPRFYIGAGIFLLIVLFGFVGPLIFSGTPGKVVGGLYDHPSGHSWLGTDNLGHDVFANLMYGTRTSLIIGLIAGIVATLIGVVTGTVAGYKGGILEESLMGVTNVFLAIPSIVVLILLSIALHSRSELTLALVIGVTSWPWTARAVRAQANSVKTREHIDVARLSGASSFSLISFDVLPYILSYVCMAFVLQVAGAILAEAGLSMLGLGPSDGVSLGIMLHWALAWESMRTGAWWAFVPPTLLLTLIAFSLLMLQSSLDEVFNPRLRRGGTRLRSVPVTEPVQTAGGFAPAGEAASIEIEGAHR; encoded by the coding sequence ATGGGCCTCGCGCGACTCACGCCCCGCTTCTACATCGGCGCGGGAATCTTCCTCCTGATCGTCCTCTTCGGGTTCGTCGGCCCGCTGATCTTCTCCGGAACGCCGGGCAAGGTCGTCGGCGGGCTCTACGACCATCCGTCCGGACACTCGTGGCTCGGTACCGACAACCTCGGCCACGACGTGTTCGCCAACCTGATGTACGGCACCCGCACGTCGCTGATCATCGGGCTGATCGCCGGGATCGTCGCGACACTGATCGGTGTCGTCACCGGCACGGTCGCGGGCTACAAGGGCGGCATCCTCGAGGAATCGCTTATGGGCGTGACCAACGTCTTCCTGGCGATTCCGTCGATCGTCGTCCTGATCCTGCTGTCGATCGCACTGCACTCCCGCTCGGAGCTCACCCTCGCTCTGGTCATCGGTGTCACCAGCTGGCCGTGGACGGCACGCGCCGTGCGGGCCCAGGCCAACAGTGTGAAGACGCGGGAGCACATCGACGTGGCCCGGCTGTCGGGCGCCAGTTCGTTCAGCCTCATCAGCTTCGACGTACTGCCCTACATCCTCAGCTACGTCTGCATGGCCTTCGTGCTGCAGGTCGCCGGCGCAATCCTGGCGGAGGCGGGTCTGTCCATGCTCGGCCTGGGCCCGAGTGACGGCGTGTCGCTCGGCATCATGCTGCACTGGGCACTCGCGTGGGAGTCGATGCGCACCGGGGCATGGTGGGCGTTCGTGCCGCCGACCCTGCTGCTTACCCTGATCGCGTTCTCCCTGCTGATGCTGCAGTCGAGCCTCGACGAGGTGTTCAACCCGCGCCTGCGCCGCGGCGGGACGCGGTTGCGGTCGGTGCCGGTCACCGAGCCGGTGCAGACCGCCGGTGGGTTCGCCCCCGCCGGCGAGGCGGCGTCCATCGAGATCGAGGGGGCCCACCGGTGA
- a CDS encoding ABC transporter ATP-binding protein — protein MTIETATTTATSTQLLAARGLRAWYAGHGGQGTMAVDGVSIDVREGEVLGVAGESGCGKSTLASVLSLTARPPLYVLEGELEVAGETLSFEPRRPPPRSWRGEVVSLLPQGAMNSLSPTLRIRDFAFDIIRAHDRKVRRDEAIDRAAERLEQLDLPRRVLDYYPHQLSGGMKQRVVTVLSTLLNPKLLIADEPTSALDVSSQRILIELLREMLSRRFINGVIFVTHDLPVLNAIADRIAIMYAGQVVEVGEAEEVINRARHPYSAALVHSVLVPEPQIRTRRITGITGSPPDLVSPPSGCRFHPRCSLAMDICTTEQPPMVGDPGRFASCWWSRDHNGEPVEAKL, from the coding sequence GTGACCATCGAGACCGCGACCACGACGGCGACCTCGACGCAGCTGCTGGCGGCACGCGGACTGCGTGCTTGGTACGCCGGTCACGGCGGCCAGGGCACCATGGCCGTCGACGGCGTCTCGATCGACGTCCGCGAGGGTGAGGTGCTCGGCGTCGCCGGAGAATCCGGCTGCGGCAAGTCGACGCTGGCCTCGGTCCTGTCCCTCACCGCCCGGCCACCGCTCTACGTGCTCGAGGGCGAGCTCGAGGTCGCCGGGGAGACGCTGAGCTTCGAGCCGCGCCGTCCCCCGCCGCGGTCGTGGCGCGGGGAGGTGGTCTCCCTACTACCGCAGGGAGCCATGAACTCGCTGAGCCCGACCCTTCGCATCCGCGACTTCGCGTTCGACATCATCCGGGCGCACGACCGCAAGGTGCGCCGGGACGAGGCGATCGACCGTGCCGCGGAGCGGCTCGAGCAGCTCGACCTGCCCCGCCGGGTGCTCGACTACTACCCGCACCAGCTCAGCGGCGGCATGAAACAACGCGTCGTGACCGTGCTCTCCACGCTGCTGAACCCGAAGCTGCTGATCGCCGACGAGCCGACCTCGGCGCTCGACGTCTCCTCCCAGCGGATCCTCATCGAGTTGCTCCGCGAGATGCTGTCCCGCCGGTTCATCAACGGCGTCATCTTCGTGACGCACGACCTGCCCGTGCTCAATGCGATCGCGGACCGGATCGCGATCATGTACGCCGGGCAGGTGGTCGAGGTCGGCGAGGCCGAGGAGGTCATCAACCGCGCCCGGCACCCCTACAGCGCGGCGCTGGTGCACTCGGTACTCGTGCCGGAGCCGCAGATCCGCACCCGCCGGATCACCGGGATCACCGGCTCACCGCCCGACCTGGTCAGTCCACCGTCGGGGTGCCGGTTCCATCCGCGCTGCAGCCTCGCCATGGACATCTGTACGACGGAGCAGCCGCCGATGGTCGGTGACCCAGGTCGCTTCGCCAGCTGTTGGTGGTCGCGCGACCACAATGGCGAGCCCGTGGAGGCGAAGCTGTGA
- a CDS encoding ABC transporter ATP-binding protein produces MTRPSLPQQSEAEQGAAEQGGAPLLEARNLTRLFGRGDNVVRAVDDVSFTVGRNEIVTVVGESGSGKSTLARLLLRLLDPTSGSILLDGKDITAIEGRDVKSYWREVQAVFQDPFSAFNQFFTVRRLLQRSQGLLSEAEQLVGAEDRMINALEQVGLKAKDVLGKWPHQLSGGQRQRVMIARALMMRPRVLIADEATSMLDASLRANILNVLMDLRRDQDMTIIFITHDIGQACYVSDRILAMCKGELVESGPTDEVIFAPQHEYTQGLLADVPRLHT; encoded by the coding sequence GTGACCCGCCCCAGCCTGCCGCAGCAGAGCGAAGCGGAGCAGGGCGCTGCGGAACAGGGCGGCGCCCCACTGCTGGAGGCCCGCAACCTGACCCGCCTCTTCGGCCGCGGCGACAATGTCGTCCGTGCGGTCGACGACGTGTCGTTCACCGTCGGTCGCAACGAGATCGTCACCGTGGTGGGGGAGAGCGGCAGCGGCAAGTCGACCCTCGCCCGGCTGCTGCTGCGGCTGCTCGACCCGACCTCGGGCTCGATCCTGCTCGACGGCAAGGACATCACCGCGATCGAGGGCCGCGACGTCAAGTCCTACTGGCGCGAGGTGCAGGCGGTCTTCCAGGACCCGTTCAGCGCGTTCAACCAGTTCTTCACCGTCCGCAGGCTTCTGCAGCGCTCCCAGGGCCTGCTCTCCGAGGCCGAGCAGCTGGTCGGCGCCGAGGACCGGATGATCAACGCCCTCGAGCAGGTCGGGCTGAAGGCCAAGGACGTGCTCGGCAAGTGGCCGCACCAGCTCTCCGGCGGTCAGCGGCAGCGGGTGATGATCGCCCGGGCCCTGATGATGCGCCCCCGGGTGCTCATCGCCGACGAGGCGACCTCGATGCTCGACGCGTCGCTGCGGGCCAACATCCTCAACGTGCTGATGGACCTGCGCCGCGATCAGGACATGACGATCATCTTCATCACCCACGACATCGGCCAGGCCTGCTACGTCAGCGACCGGATCCTGGCTATGTGCAAGGGCGAGCTGGTGGAGTCGGGCCCGACCGACGAGGTGATCTTCGCCCCGCAGCACGAGTACACCCAGGGCCTGCTGGCCGACGTACCCCGCCTGCACACCTGA
- a CDS encoding metalloregulator ArsR/SmtB family transcription factor has protein sequence MKFAGTAEPSVEHRTRDAVARLLMEAGPQTASALAERLDISPAAVRRHLDGLVADGVVVARDSRPLGGRRRGRPARVFALTEGGRESFPHAYDDLAASALRFLAARGGEKAVTAFAEQRLAVLESRNRDRIAAAETPGEKVAALSEALTDEGYAASAHTVGSGEQLCQHHCPVAHVAAEFPQLCEAETQAFSRLLGTHVQRLATIARGDGVCTTHVPVTTSSTAVPTGTPVSGRKHA, from the coding sequence GTGAAATTCGCCGGGACCGCCGAGCCGTCCGTGGAGCATCGCACCCGCGATGCTGTCGCGCGACTGCTCATGGAGGCCGGCCCGCAGACCGCGTCCGCGCTGGCCGAGCGGTTGGACATCAGCCCGGCCGCCGTACGCCGGCACCTCGACGGCCTCGTCGCCGACGGAGTCGTCGTGGCACGCGACAGCCGACCGCTGGGCGGGCGTCGCCGCGGTCGTCCGGCCCGGGTCTTCGCCCTGACGGAGGGTGGCCGCGAGTCCTTCCCCCACGCCTATGACGACCTCGCCGCGTCCGCGTTGCGTTTCCTTGCCGCCCGCGGTGGGGAGAAGGCTGTCACGGCCTTCGCCGAACAGCGGCTCGCGGTGCTGGAGTCGCGCAACCGCGACCGGATCGCCGCCGCCGAGACGCCGGGGGAGAAGGTGGCGGCCCTCTCCGAGGCGCTGACCGACGAGGGATACGCTGCCTCCGCGCACACGGTGGGTAGCGGCGAGCAGCTCTGCCAGCACCACTGCCCGGTGGCTCACGTCGCCGCCGAGTTCCCCCAGCTGTGCGAGGCCGAGACCCAGGCGTTCTCGCGCCTGCTCGGCACCCACGTGCAACGACTGGCCACCATCGCCCGGGGCGACGGCGTGTGCACGACGCACGTCCCGGTCACCACGAGTTCGACAGCAGTTCCCACAGGTACGCCCGTATCCGGGAGGAAGCACGCATGA